A region from the Janthinobacterium agaricidamnosum genome encodes:
- a CDS encoding NAD(P)H-dependent oxidoreductase: protein MSDLLETLQWRYATKKMDPTKTVPQDKVERILEAVRLTASSSGLHPYEVFVVTNPALREQIKPHAWNQSQVTDASHLLVFAAWDNYTVERINARFDLVNTVRGFKNEGWEAYRQQILATYPQRDAETNYQHAARQAYIGVGTALIAAAQEKVDSTPMEGFDPAKVDEILKLREKGLRSVVMLPLGYRADEGDWLVDLKKVRPAREQFITELA, encoded by the coding sequence ATGTCCGATTTGCTCGAAACACTGCAATGGCGCTACGCCACCAAGAAAATGGACCCGACGAAAACGGTGCCGCAAGACAAGGTCGAGCGCATCCTGGAAGCCGTGCGCCTGACGGCCAGCTCCAGCGGACTGCATCCTTACGAAGTGTTCGTCGTGACGAATCCGGCCCTGCGCGAGCAGATCAAGCCGCACGCGTGGAACCAGTCGCAAGTGACGGACGCCTCGCACCTGCTGGTGTTTGCCGCCTGGGACAATTACACGGTCGAACGCATCAACGCCCGCTTTGACTTGGTCAACACCGTACGCGGCTTCAAGAATGAAGGCTGGGAAGCGTACCGCCAGCAGATCCTGGCCACGTATCCGCAGCGCGATGCCGAGACCAACTACCAGCACGCGGCGCGCCAGGCGTATATCGGCGTGGGCACGGCCCTGATCGCCGCGGCGCAGGAAAAAGTCGATTCGACGCCGATGGAAGGTTTTGATCCGGCCAAGGTCGACGAGATCCTGAAGCTGCGTGAAAAAGGCTTGCGCTCCGTCGTCATGCTGCCGCTGGGCTACCGTGCCGACGAGGGCGACTGGCTGGTGGACCTGAAAAAAGTGCGCCCCGCGCGCGAGCAATTCATCACCGAGCTGGCCTAA
- a CDS encoding aldo/keto reductase, protein MEHRTLGNSGLRVAPIGLGCMGMSFAYGGADEAASLRVLHRAVELGVTLIDTAEVYGPYANEDLVGRALKQLRGKVSIATKFGFKILPEGKGVERMAGVDSRPEHIRQAVEGSLSRLGIECIDLLYQHRVDPAVPIEDVVGAMAELVRVGKVRHLGLSEVSAATLRRAHAVHPIAAVQSEYSLWSRDVEADVLPACRALGIGFVPYSPLGRGFLTGRLASSAALAPDDYRHSLPRFQPPAMAANGHLVAELQRLAAACGATAAQLALAWLLAQGDDIVPIPGARSLAHLEENVAAAQLTLSGAELAAIGAAIAPASVQGERYPAVELAMVGL, encoded by the coding sequence ATGGAACACAGAACACTGGGCAACTCCGGCTTGCGCGTCGCCCCCATCGGCCTGGGCTGCATGGGCATGAGCTTTGCCTACGGCGGCGCCGACGAGGCCGCCTCGCTGCGCGTGCTGCACCGCGCCGTGGAGCTGGGCGTGACCCTGATCGATACGGCCGAAGTGTACGGCCCCTACGCCAACGAGGACTTGGTAGGCCGCGCCCTGAAACAGCTGCGCGGCAAAGTCAGCATCGCTACCAAGTTCGGCTTCAAGATATTGCCTGAAGGAAAAGGCGTGGAGCGCATGGCGGGTGTCGACAGCCGCCCCGAACATATTCGCCAGGCGGTGGAAGGATCGCTGTCCCGGCTCGGCATCGAGTGCATCGACTTGCTGTACCAGCACCGCGTGGACCCGGCCGTGCCCATCGAAGACGTCGTCGGCGCCATGGCCGAGCTGGTACGGGTGGGCAAGGTGCGCCACCTGGGGCTGTCGGAAGTGTCGGCCGCCACCCTGCGCCGCGCCCACGCCGTGCATCCGATTGCGGCCGTGCAGTCCGAATACTCGCTGTGGAGCCGCGACGTGGAAGCGGACGTGCTGCCCGCCTGCCGCGCGCTCGGCATCGGTTTCGTGCCCTACAGCCCGCTGGGCCGGGGCTTCCTGACGGGACGGCTCGCATCCAGCGCCGCGCTGGCACCGGACGATTACCGCCACAGCCTGCCCCGCTTCCAGCCGCCGGCGATGGCGGCCAACGGACATCTCGTTGCCGAATTGCAGCGCCTGGCGGCGGCGTGCGGCGCCACGGCGGCCCAGCTGGCCCTGGCCTGGCTGCTGGCGCAAGGCGACGACATCGTGCCGATTCCCGGCGCCCGCAGCCTGGCCCACCTGGAAGAGAACGTGGCCGCCGCGCAACTCACTCTGAGCGGCGCCGAGCTGGCCGCCATCGGCGCCGCCATCGCGCCCGCCAGCGTGCAAGGCGAGCGCTACCCGGCAGTGGAGCTGGCCATGGTGGGGCTGTAA